One window from the genome of Pelodictyon luteolum DSM 273 encodes:
- a CDS encoding response regulator transcription factor, whose protein sequence is MQEHAVALKAFHPHRIIVVEDDLDFRESLIETLSLCGYEVVGARSALEFYQKVAETPCELVILDLGLPDQNGVVLAEYIRNNTDMRIVVLTARGALESRIAAYRAGADTYLLKPVDTDELVATIESNLGRVGLHEGDCGPGSGLQALQPRAAAWRLLRSDAVLITPAGERIRLSSREVDLLEILASSTGTTISRHSLIETLGYDPAGSGSQALDVLIHRLRQKASESGSRLPVKTIRAKGYIVSEPLYIE, encoded by the coding sequence ATGCAAGAACATGCGGTTGCCCTAAAGGCATTTCACCCCCACAGGATCATCGTGGTTGAAGATGACCTCGATTTCCGTGAAAGCCTCATTGAAACGCTCTCGCTCTGCGGCTATGAAGTGGTCGGGGCCAGAAGCGCCCTGGAGTTCTACCAGAAGGTCGCCGAGACTCCCTGCGAGCTCGTCATCCTTGACCTCGGCCTGCCCGACCAGAACGGGGTGGTGCTTGCCGAGTACATCAGGAACAATACCGACATGCGCATTGTCGTTCTGACCGCCCGCGGAGCCCTCGAAAGCCGTATTGCGGCTTACCGTGCCGGGGCCGATACCTACCTGCTCAAACCGGTCGATACCGATGAGCTTGTCGCAACGATCGAAAGCAATCTCGGCAGGGTTGGCCTGCATGAGGGTGACTGCGGCCCAGGATCCGGGCTTCAGGCGCTCCAGCCCCGTGCTGCCGCATGGCGGCTTCTTCGCAGTGATGCAGTACTCATTACTCCTGCAGGGGAACGGATCAGGCTCTCTTCAAGGGAGGTCGACTTGCTGGAGATCCTTGCTTCCTCCACCGGGACCACTATTTCCCGTCACAGCCTCATCGAAACCCTTGGCTATGATCCTGCCGGTTCCGGCAGCCAGGCGCTCGACGTGCTCATTCACCGTCTGCGCCAGAAAGCATCGGAAAGCGGGTCACGGCTTCCCGTCAAAACCATTCGCGCCAAAGGCTACATCGTCTCGGAGCCGTTATATATCGAGTGA
- a CDS encoding universal stress protein has translation MTHVLACIDGSMAATAVCDAAAWASRRLHAPLELLHVLEKPDKPAGGDLSGSIGFGAREHLLLELVALEEKKSRLLLEQGKAMLQAARERVEASGREPVTSRQLHGPLVDILEDLAGETRLCIMGREGESNTRAHRAIGSNLENVIRTLSRPVLIVLPGFRKPRSFMISFDGSPTAWKAIDMVAGSPLLESIPCHVVMAGKAADTRQNELTEACHKLGEHGFEVTDASLDGNAHDALLGYRREHDIDLMVMGAYGHSRIRQFLIGSTTTKMLASCEVPLLILR, from the coding sequence ATGACACACGTACTGGCCTGTATCGACGGCTCCATGGCCGCAACTGCCGTCTGTGACGCAGCAGCATGGGCAAGCCGGCGGCTGCATGCACCGCTTGAACTGCTTCATGTGCTTGAAAAGCCCGACAAGCCGGCCGGAGGAGACCTGTCAGGCTCGATCGGCTTCGGCGCCCGGGAACATCTGCTTCTTGAACTCGTGGCCCTTGAGGAGAAGAAAAGCCGGCTGCTGCTGGAGCAGGGAAAAGCCATGCTTCAGGCCGCACGAGAGCGGGTGGAAGCCTCCGGAAGAGAACCTGTCACTTCGCGCCAGCTGCACGGCCCCCTCGTCGACATCCTCGAAGACCTTGCCGGTGAAACCCGGCTCTGTATCATGGGCCGAGAGGGCGAATCAAACACAAGGGCGCACCGGGCCATCGGCAGCAACCTCGAAAACGTCATCCGCACCCTCTCACGCCCTGTCCTGATAGTACTGCCCGGCTTCCGGAAACCCCGTTCGTTCATGATCTCCTTCGACGGCAGCCCGACGGCTTGGAAAGCAATCGACATGGTCGCCGGAAGTCCGCTCCTCGAGTCCATCCCCTGCCATGTGGTCATGGCAGGCAAAGCGGCCGACACCCGGCAGAACGAGCTGACTGAAGCCTGTCATAAGCTCGGGGAGCACGGGTTCGAAGTAACGGACGCATCACTGGACGGCAACGCACACGACGCACTCCTCGGCTACCGCCGGGAGCACGACATCGACCTCATGGTCATGGGTGCATACGGACACTCCCGCATCCGGCAGTTCCTCATCGGCAGCACGACGACGAAAATGCTCGCCTCCTGCGAGGTACCGCTGCTTATCCTGCGGTAA
- a CDS encoding SulP family inorganic anion transporter produces MRQSIKKEWFSTPKSDLLAGLVVALALIPEAIAFSIIAGVDPKVGLYASFSIAVTIAFTGGRPGMISAATGAMALLMVTLVKEHGLQYLLAATILTGVLQIIAGYLKLGNLMRFISRAVVTGFVNALAILIFMAQLPELTAAPSAVYVMTAAGLAIIYLFPLIPVVGKHIPSPLVTIVSLTAFSMALGLDIHKVGDMGTLPDTLPVFLLPEVPLSLETLRIILPYSIGLAIVGLLETMLTSTIVDDLTDTGSDRNRECRGQGLANIGAGLVGGMAGCAMIGQSVINVKSGGRGRLSTLSAGVFLLVFIVFLGDWLKQIPMAALVAVMIMVSIGTFSWDSLRKLKSYPLSTNIVMLSTVVMVVATHNLAIGVLVGVLLATLFFANKVGHFMVIRCDDTLEAERTYKVIGQVFFASTEKFTASFNFREAIERVTIDLSDAHFWDISAVTALDKVVLKFRREGTEVKLVGMNEASATIVDRFGLHDKQAEIEKILAGH; encoded by the coding sequence ATGCGACAGTCCATAAAAAAAGAGTGGTTCTCCACCCCCAAGAGCGACCTTCTGGCCGGCCTTGTCGTCGCCCTTGCGCTCATACCCGAAGCCATAGCATTCTCCATCATAGCAGGAGTCGACCCGAAAGTCGGCCTCTACGCCTCCTTCAGCATCGCCGTCACCATCGCCTTCACCGGCGGCCGGCCCGGCATGATCTCAGCCGCCACCGGTGCCATGGCCCTGCTCATGGTTACTCTCGTCAAAGAGCACGGCCTCCAGTACCTTCTTGCCGCAACCATCCTCACCGGGGTCCTGCAGATCATTGCCGGCTACCTCAAGCTCGGCAACCTCATGCGCTTCATCTCACGGGCGGTTGTCACCGGCTTCGTCAACGCCCTTGCGATCCTCATCTTCATGGCGCAGCTTCCCGAGCTCACCGCCGCCCCCTCGGCCGTGTATGTTATGACGGCGGCGGGACTGGCCATCATCTACCTTTTTCCGCTGATTCCGGTCGTAGGAAAGCATATTCCCTCTCCGCTCGTCACCATCGTCTCCCTGACGGCGTTCTCAATGGCGCTCGGTCTCGACATCCACAAGGTCGGCGACATGGGAACACTGCCCGACACGCTGCCGGTCTTCCTCCTGCCGGAAGTGCCGCTGAGCCTTGAAACCCTCCGCATCATCCTCCCCTACTCCATCGGCCTCGCCATTGTCGGGCTTCTGGAAACGATGCTGACCTCGACCATTGTCGACGACCTCACCGACACCGGAAGCGACCGCAACCGCGAATGCCGCGGCCAGGGCCTCGCCAACATCGGCGCTGGCCTGGTTGGCGGCATGGCTGGCTGCGCCATGATAGGCCAGTCGGTCATCAATGTGAAGTCGGGAGGGCGCGGCAGGCTCTCCACACTCTCTGCCGGCGTGTTCCTGCTTGTCTTCATCGTCTTCCTCGGCGACTGGCTGAAGCAGATCCCCATGGCAGCCCTGGTGGCCGTCATGATCATGGTCTCCATCGGAACATTCTCCTGGGACTCGCTCCGAAAACTGAAAAGCTACCCGCTTTCCACCAACATCGTGATGCTCTCCACCGTCGTCATGGTCGTTGCAACCCACAACCTCGCCATCGGTGTCCTCGTCGGCGTACTGCTTGCAACCCTGTTCTTCGCCAACAAGGTGGGCCACTTCATGGTGATCAGGTGCGACGACACCCTGGAGGCGGAGCGCACCTACAAGGTCATCGGTCAGGTCTTCTTCGCATCGACGGAGAAGTTCACGGCATCGTTCAACTTCCGGGAGGCAATCGAGCGGGTCACCATCGACCTTTCCGATGCCCATTTCTGGGATATCAGCGCCGTCACGGCACTCGACAAGGTGGTCCTGAAGTTCCGGCGTGAAGGCACCGAAGTGAAACTCGTCGGCATGAATGAAGCCAGCGCCACCATCGTGGACCGGTTCGGACTGCATGACAAGCAGGCAGAGATCGAAAAGATCCTGGCCGGTCATTAA
- a CDS encoding iron-containing alcohol dehydrogenase, whose amino-acid sequence MQFEYQNPTRIIFGTGTLSRLGEAARQYGTRALLVTGGGSARRNGSLERAIASLKAAGLSVVECEGVEPNPRITSVRRGAALARKEGCDLVIALGGGSVMDAAKVMAAAFHYEGDPWNMMAHGQSERRLPERALPVITVPTLAATGSEMNAGAVISDEESTLKAVVSAKCLYPKVALVDPELSIGVPRAETAYGVSDLITHVTESYFNGIDGTPVQDRFAEGVILTALEWGPKAVSDGTDIMARELVQWASLVALNGWVQAGTQSPFPVHMIEHSISAHHDVAHGAGLSAINASWMRFAAKRRPERFALFANRIFGVPLNGPKDMDAAMEGIERLDAFMKSIGCPTSLGELGIGEGLIERYAADTLLVVHDLEGRLPGRPAMSEADIVEVLKSAR is encoded by the coding sequence ATGCAATTCGAATACCAGAACCCCACACGCATCATCTTCGGAACAGGAACCCTTTCACGGCTCGGCGAAGCGGCCCGGCAATACGGCACAAGGGCGCTCCTCGTCACCGGAGGCGGGAGCGCCCGGCGGAACGGATCGCTCGAGAGGGCAATAGCAAGCCTCAAGGCCGCAGGCCTCAGTGTCGTTGAATGCGAGGGAGTGGAACCAAACCCGCGGATTACCAGCGTCCGTCGCGGAGCAGCTCTGGCCCGGAAAGAAGGCTGCGACCTCGTCATCGCCCTTGGCGGCGGCAGCGTCATGGATGCCGCAAAAGTCATGGCCGCGGCTTTCCATTATGAAGGGGATCCGTGGAACATGATGGCACACGGCCAGTCGGAGCGGCGGCTGCCGGAGCGGGCGCTGCCCGTCATTACCGTACCGACACTTGCGGCAACCGGTTCTGAAATGAATGCGGGCGCCGTCATTTCAGACGAAGAGAGTACCCTGAAAGCCGTCGTGTCGGCAAAATGCCTCTATCCGAAAGTCGCACTGGTCGATCCTGAGCTGAGCATCGGCGTCCCCCGGGCTGAGACCGCCTATGGCGTCTCGGACCTCATCACCCATGTCACGGAATCCTACTTCAACGGCATCGACGGCACGCCGGTCCAGGACCGCTTTGCAGAAGGGGTCATCCTCACAGCCCTGGAGTGGGGCCCGAAGGCCGTCAGCGACGGCACGGACATCATGGCACGCGAGCTTGTTCAGTGGGCCTCGCTCGTCGCACTCAACGGTTGGGTGCAGGCCGGTACCCAGTCCCCGTTCCCCGTGCACATGATCGAGCACTCCATCTCGGCCCACCACGACGTGGCACACGGCGCCGGCCTCTCGGCCATCAACGCATCCTGGATGCGCTTTGCCGCCAAGAGGCGCCCGGAGCGGTTTGCCCTGTTCGCTAACCGCATCTTCGGCGTCCCGCTGAACGGGCCGAAAGACATGGATGCTGCCATGGAAGGGATCGAGCGCCTCGATGCGTTCATGAAAAGCATCGGCTGCCCGACCAGCCTCGGGGAGCTGGGCATCGGCGAAGGTCTCATAGAGCGCTATGCCGCAGACACCCTTCTGGTCGTTCACGACCTTGAAGGCCGCCTTCCCGGACGGCCGGCGATGAGTGAAGCCGATATCGTCGAAGTGCTCAAAAGCGCTCGCTGA
- a CDS encoding cation-transporting P-type ATPase, giving the protein MQLEWHTAGTGEVLEALDSSEGGLSREEALSRLRAKGPNRLTPPESVSPVKRFLRQFNNLLIYVLIAAGILTAALGHMVDALVIFGVVVLNAIFGFVQEGKAEKAMDALKQMLSLQALVRRNGRTHQLNAEELVAGDIVLLQSGDKVPADMRLLKVRELRADESILTGESLPVEKNTDAVRSETALGDRFCMAFSGTLVTYGKAEGVVTATGDRTEIGRISSMLAHVETLQTPLLRRVEAFGRTLTISIVALSIFMFVFGVFVRGYRPEEMFNAAVGLAVAAIPEGLPAIMTITLAIGVQSMARRRTIIRRLPAVETLGSVSVICTDKTGTLTCNEMTVRSISLGDKGFQVTGVGYDPHGAFLLDGGEVDLALHPDLRMLAHVSLLCNDAVLEQEEGRWVLSGDPTEGALLSFGMKAGYSADAEREEWPRIDLIPFESEHRFMATLHHNHDGMAYVYLKGAPEVVFERCMSVWSIDGDLPFRPEFWQKKAEDMASGGERLLAIACKPVTTRLSTLGFGDVAEGFGLVGLIGMIDPPRDEAALAVSRCRDAGIRVKMITGDHADTARAIGRITGIGDGLKVLRGSEIESMDDLELIGKAAEIDVFARSSPLHKLRLVTALQAGGNVVAMTGDGVNDAPALKRADVGIAMGGKGTEVSKEAAEMVLTDDNFATIANAVEEGRTVYDNLTKSILFVLPTNGGEALSILFAVLLGYTLPITAVQILWVNMVTAVTLALALAFEKPEENVMRRSPRNQDEPLLSRFVAWRIVYVSCILVLGTFGLFLWYERAGCTDACARTVAVNTLVFFEIFYLFSARFFTRSVFSPGGLFGNRYVLYASGALVLLQVVFTYMPFMQQVFATVPLDLQQWLVILAVSSSVLFFVEIEKAVRRRFRLGEGDVP; this is encoded by the coding sequence ATGCAGCTTGAATGGCATACGGCAGGAACAGGGGAGGTGCTTGAAGCACTTGATTCCTCCGAAGGCGGCCTCAGCCGGGAGGAAGCCCTGAGTAGACTGAGGGCGAAGGGTCCGAACCGGCTTACACCTCCTGAGAGTGTAAGCCCGGTCAAGAGGTTCCTCCGGCAGTTCAACAATCTTTTGATCTATGTGCTCATCGCGGCCGGCATCCTTACGGCGGCGCTCGGCCACATGGTCGATGCCCTGGTGATCTTCGGCGTGGTTGTGCTCAATGCGATATTCGGCTTTGTTCAGGAGGGAAAAGCCGAGAAAGCCATGGATGCCCTCAAGCAAATGCTCTCCCTGCAGGCGTTGGTGCGCCGGAACGGCAGGACGCATCAGCTCAATGCCGAGGAGCTGGTGGCGGGAGACATTGTGCTGCTGCAGTCGGGCGATAAGGTGCCGGCTGATATGCGCCTCCTGAAGGTCAGGGAGCTGAGGGCGGATGAGTCGATTCTGACGGGGGAGTCGCTCCCGGTTGAAAAAAACACGGATGCGGTTCGCTCCGAAACAGCACTCGGCGACCGTTTCTGTATGGCTTTTTCGGGTACACTCGTCACGTACGGCAAGGCGGAAGGGGTGGTCACTGCTACGGGAGACCGGACGGAAATCGGCCGGATCAGTTCGATGCTGGCGCATGTCGAAACCCTCCAGACACCCTTGCTCAGGCGGGTTGAGGCGTTCGGCCGGACCCTCACCATCTCCATTGTTGCCCTTTCAATCTTTATGTTCGTTTTCGGTGTGTTCGTAAGGGGGTACCGGCCGGAGGAAATGTTCAATGCCGCCGTCGGGCTTGCCGTGGCGGCAATTCCTGAGGGCCTGCCGGCGATCATGACGATCACGCTCGCCATCGGCGTGCAGTCCATGGCCCGGAGGCGTACCATCATCAGGAGGCTTCCGGCTGTCGAAACCCTCGGATCCGTGTCGGTCATCTGCACCGACAAGACCGGGACGCTTACCTGCAACGAAATGACCGTGCGTTCGATCTCGCTCGGCGATAAAGGCTTCCAGGTGACAGGCGTTGGATACGACCCGCACGGGGCATTTCTGCTTGATGGCGGAGAGGTCGATCTTGCCCTTCATCCTGACCTCAGGATGCTGGCTCATGTCTCACTGCTCTGCAACGATGCGGTGCTTGAGCAGGAGGAGGGCCGGTGGGTGCTTTCCGGGGATCCGACCGAGGGAGCGCTGCTCTCTTTTGGCATGAAGGCCGGGTATTCGGCCGATGCCGAGCGGGAGGAGTGGCCGCGCATCGATCTCATTCCATTCGAATCGGAGCACCGGTTCATGGCGACATTGCACCACAATCATGACGGCATGGCCTACGTGTACCTGAAAGGGGCTCCTGAGGTGGTTTTTGAGCGCTGCATGTCAGTCTGGAGCATAGACGGAGATCTTCCCTTCAGGCCTGAGTTCTGGCAGAAAAAGGCTGAGGATATGGCTTCCGGGGGGGAGCGGCTGCTGGCGATTGCATGCAAGCCGGTGACGACCCGGCTGAGCACACTCGGGTTCGGGGATGTGGCGGAGGGGTTCGGCCTCGTAGGGCTCATCGGCATGATCGATCCACCCCGAGATGAGGCGGCGCTGGCGGTTTCCCGCTGCCGGGATGCCGGCATACGGGTCAAGATGATTACCGGCGACCATGCCGATACGGCCAGGGCAATCGGCAGAATAACCGGCATAGGGGACGGCCTTAAGGTCCTTCGGGGAAGTGAAATCGAATCCATGGATGACCTCGAGCTGATCGGGAAAGCGGCGGAGATCGATGTGTTCGCCCGCAGCAGCCCGCTGCATAAACTGCGCCTCGTGACGGCCCTGCAGGCGGGCGGCAACGTGGTCGCCATGACCGGCGACGGGGTCAACGATGCACCGGCCCTCAAGCGTGCGGACGTCGGCATTGCGATGGGTGGAAAGGGAACGGAGGTGTCGAAGGAGGCCGCTGAAATGGTGCTGACGGATGATAATTTCGCCACGATAGCCAATGCGGTCGAAGAGGGACGAACCGTCTACGACAACCTGACCAAGTCCATACTCTTCGTGCTGCCGACCAACGGAGGGGAGGCATTGAGCATCCTGTTTGCCGTACTGCTCGGCTACACGCTGCCGATTACGGCGGTGCAGATCCTCTGGGTGAACATGGTCACGGCCGTCACCCTGGCCCTCGCGCTGGCTTTTGAGAAGCCGGAAGAAAACGTGATGCGGCGCAGTCCCCGAAATCAGGACGAACCGCTGCTGTCGCGCTTTGTTGCCTGGCGCATAGTCTACGTGTCCTGCATCCTTGTCCTGGGTACCTTCGGTTTGTTCCTCTGGTATGAACGGGCGGGGTGCACAGATGCATGTGCCCGTACGGTGGCGGTGAACACCCTGGTGTTTTTTGAGATATTCTACCTGTTCAGTGCACGGTTTTTCACCCGGAGCGTGTTTTCACCCGGGGGGCTGTTCGGGAACCGATACGTACTGTATGCCAGCGGGGCGCTTGTGCTTCTGCAGGTGGTGTTCACCTATATGCCCTTCATGCAGCAGGTGTTTGCCACGGTCCCGCTTGACCTTCAGCAGTGGCTGGTCATTCTTGCAGTCAGTTCGAGCGTGCTGTTTTTCGTGGAGATTGAAAAGGCCGTTCGCCGGAGGTTCCGGCTTGGTGAGGGTGACGTGCCCTGA